A part of Ursus arctos isolate Adak ecotype North America chromosome X, UrsArc2.0, whole genome shotgun sequence genomic DNA contains:
- the ZNF157 gene encoding zinc finger protein 157 isoform X1: MPANGKSPQRFPALVPGQPGRSFEGSVSFEDVAVDFTRQEWHRLDPAQRTMHKDVMLENYSNLASVGLCVAKPEMIFKLERGEELWILEEESSGRGYPGSLSLLCGNSSVGGNALRHDNDLRRQKIQTLDQTVEYNGYGKVFYKKTGFVGHKRTHTGVKNFGCHECGKTYCRKSNLIEHLRIHTGERPYKCGECAKTFSARSYLIAHQKTHTGEKPFECNECRKSFGRKSQLILHQRTHTGERPYECTECGKTFSEKATLMIHQRTHTGEKPYECSECGKTFRVKISLTQHQRTHTGEKPYECGDCGKNFRAKKSLNQHQRIHTGEKPYKCGECGKFFRMKMTLSNHQRTHTGEKPYQCNECGKSFRVHSSLGVHQRIHTGEKPYECNKCGNAFYVKARLIEHQRMHSGEKPYECSECGKIFSMKKSLCQHQRTHTGEKPYECSECGNAFYVKVRLIEHQRIHTGERPFECQECGKAFCRKAHLTEHQRTHIGRPLSCTTEKAPL, from the exons GGATCTGTGTCATTTGAGGACGTGGCTGTGGATTTTACCCGACAGGAATGGCACAGACTGGACCCTGCTCAGAGGACCATGCACAAGGACGTGATGTTGGAGAACTACAGCAACCTGGCGTCTGTGG GCCTCTGCGTGGCCAAACCAGAGATGATCTTCAAgttggagagaggagaagagctgTGGATATTAGAGGAGGAATCCTCAGGCCGCGGTTACCCAG gatctCTCTCACTGCTGTGTGGCAACAGTTCTGTTGGGGGTAATGCCCTCAGGCATGATAATGACCTTCGGCGTCAGAAGATTCAAACTTTGGATCAGACTGTTGAATATAATGGATATGGGAAAGTCTTCTACAAGAAAACAGGCTTTGTGGGACATAAAAGAACACACACAGGAGTGAAAAACTTTGGGTGTCATGAATGTGGGAAAACTTACTGCAGGAAATCAAACCTTATTGAACATCTGAGAATACACACAGGGGAGAGACCTTATAAATGCGGTGAATGTGCAAAGACCTTTAGTGCAAGATCATACCTCATCGCTCATCAGAAAACTCACACAGGGGAGAAACCCTTTGAATGTAATGAATGTAGGAAATCTTTTGGCAGGAAGTCACAACTCATTCTACATCAGAGAACACACACGGGAGAGAGACCCTACGAATGTACTGAATGTGGGAAAACCTTTTCTGAGAAGGCGACCCTCATGATTCATCAGAGAACTCACACGggagagaagccctatgaatgtaGTGAGTGTGGAAAAACATTTCGAGTTAAGATATCCCTTACCCAACACCAGAGAACTCACACAGGGGAGAAACCATATGAATGTGGTGACTGTGGGAAAAACTTCCGTGCAAAGAAATCCCTAAATCAACATCAAAGAATTCACACAGGtgagaaaccctataaatgtgGTGAATGTGGGAAATTCTTCAGAATGAAAATGACTCTCAGTAAtcatcagagaactcacacaggTGAAAAACCCTATCAGTGCAATGAATGTGGGAAGTCTTTCAGGGTGCACTCATCTCTTGGGGTACATCAGCgaattcacacaggagagaaaccttacGAATGTAATAAATGCGGCAATGCTTTCTACGTGAAAGCACGCCTCATTGAACACCAGAGAATGCAttcaggagagaaaccctatgaatgtagcGAATGTGGAAAAATCTTCAGTATGAAGAAATCCCTTTGTCAGCACCAGAGAACTCACAccggagagaaaccctatgaatgtagtGAATGTGGAAATGCCTTCTATGTGAAAGTACGCCTCATTGAACATCAGCGAATTCACACAGGAGAGAGACCCTTCGAATGTcaagaatgtgggaaggccttttgCCGGAAAGCACACCTCACAGAACATCAGAGAACTCACATAGGCCGGCCCTTGTCTTGTACTACAGAGAAAGCTCCTTTGTGA
- the ZNF157 gene encoding zinc finger protein 157 isoform X2 produces the protein MKMHLHPPSEALSSDNLAHVLCHFPLTGLCVAKPEMIFKLERGEELWILEEESSGRGYPGSLSLLCGNSSVGGNALRHDNDLRRQKIQTLDQTVEYNGYGKVFYKKTGFVGHKRTHTGVKNFGCHECGKTYCRKSNLIEHLRIHTGERPYKCGECAKTFSARSYLIAHQKTHTGEKPFECNECRKSFGRKSQLILHQRTHTGERPYECTECGKTFSEKATLMIHQRTHTGEKPYECSECGKTFRVKISLTQHQRTHTGEKPYECGDCGKNFRAKKSLNQHQRIHTGEKPYKCGECGKFFRMKMTLSNHQRTHTGEKPYQCNECGKSFRVHSSLGVHQRIHTGEKPYECNKCGNAFYVKARLIEHQRMHSGEKPYECSECGKIFSMKKSLCQHQRTHTGEKPYECSECGNAFYVKVRLIEHQRIHTGERPFECQECGKAFCRKAHLTEHQRTHIGRPLSCTTEKAPL, from the exons ATGAAGATGCACCTTCATCCTCCATCAGAGGCCCTAAGCTCAGACAACTTGGCCCATGTCCTGTGCCATTTCCCATTAACAGGCCTCTGCGTGGCCAAACCAGAGATGATCTTCAAgttggagagaggagaagagctgTGGATATTAGAGGAGGAATCCTCAGGCCGCGGTTACCCAG gatctCTCTCACTGCTGTGTGGCAACAGTTCTGTTGGGGGTAATGCCCTCAGGCATGATAATGACCTTCGGCGTCAGAAGATTCAAACTTTGGATCAGACTGTTGAATATAATGGATATGGGAAAGTCTTCTACAAGAAAACAGGCTTTGTGGGACATAAAAGAACACACACAGGAGTGAAAAACTTTGGGTGTCATGAATGTGGGAAAACTTACTGCAGGAAATCAAACCTTATTGAACATCTGAGAATACACACAGGGGAGAGACCTTATAAATGCGGTGAATGTGCAAAGACCTTTAGTGCAAGATCATACCTCATCGCTCATCAGAAAACTCACACAGGGGAGAAACCCTTTGAATGTAATGAATGTAGGAAATCTTTTGGCAGGAAGTCACAACTCATTCTACATCAGAGAACACACACGGGAGAGAGACCCTACGAATGTACTGAATGTGGGAAAACCTTTTCTGAGAAGGCGACCCTCATGATTCATCAGAGAACTCACACGggagagaagccctatgaatgtaGTGAGTGTGGAAAAACATTTCGAGTTAAGATATCCCTTACCCAACACCAGAGAACTCACACAGGGGAGAAACCATATGAATGTGGTGACTGTGGGAAAAACTTCCGTGCAAAGAAATCCCTAAATCAACATCAAAGAATTCACACAGGtgagaaaccctataaatgtgGTGAATGTGGGAAATTCTTCAGAATGAAAATGACTCTCAGTAAtcatcagagaactcacacaggTGAAAAACCCTATCAGTGCAATGAATGTGGGAAGTCTTTCAGGGTGCACTCATCTCTTGGGGTACATCAGCgaattcacacaggagagaaaccttacGAATGTAATAAATGCGGCAATGCTTTCTACGTGAAAGCACGCCTCATTGAACACCAGAGAATGCAttcaggagagaaaccctatgaatgtagcGAATGTGGAAAAATCTTCAGTATGAAGAAATCCCTTTGTCAGCACCAGAGAACTCACAccggagagaaaccctatgaatgtagtGAATGTGGAAATGCCTTCTATGTGAAAGTACGCCTCATTGAACATCAGCGAATTCACACAGGAGAGAGACCCTTCGAATGTcaagaatgtgggaaggccttttgCCGGAAAGCACACCTCACAGAACATCAGAGAACTCACATAGGCCGGCCCTTGTCTTGTACTACAGAGAAAGCTCCTTTGTGA